A single candidate division KSB1 bacterium DNA region contains:
- a CDS encoding antitermination protein NusG has protein sequence MELRKVPRWYAIYTRSRYEKKVSMELEERGLEHFLPLVPQLRYWKDRKKIVNMPIFPGYVFVNIKLSEKIRVLR, from the coding sequence ATGGAGCTGCGAAAAGTTCCACGTTGGTACGCTATTTATACTCGCTCCCGGTATGAGAAAAAAGTTTCAATGGAACTTGAGGAACGCGGTTTGGAGCATTTCTTACCTTTGGTTCCTCAGCTTCGCTACTGGAAGGATCGAAAAAAAATTGTAAATATGCCGATTTTCCCTGGTTATGTCTTTGTTAATATAAAACTTTCAGAAAAGATTCGTGTCCTGCG